GTGAGCACTGGTGGCGGAGAGGAAATCAGCATTTGCTTCAAGGCATCAGTGTAGACATTCTTCTTGGATCCTAAAGAAAGCACAAATAAAGATGATATACTTATTGAtcctcaaatgaaaaaaagagttgCTTAGAGGTTgcaaaacatgagaaaaacaacCAAAGATATACAATTTAATTGGCTTCTTGCCTTGATAAAATTACTGGATTTATAATGATGTGTTGCACACATGTTGTGGCTGTACGCTTCAAGAACAAAAGCTTATCAACAATAGGTCAAATATGATGATGGAGAGAACTTCCCCCGTACCTCCTGCTTGGTctttgtttggctgctgtttAGTGCAGGTGACACAAAGCAAGCTGTTGTTCTGCGTCAGGGTTTCCACTTCTGTGAACTGAAAAAGGCATGACTGCACTGAACACTCCTGTTTCTCAGGGGCCGTCCTGTTTGCCAGGGTGCGGAAGGCCAGCTCCGGGTCCTGATTCACTACAGTGTACTCTTTAGCCTCCAGTGGCTCATCTTCACTCTCCATGACTTGGTTCACAGCATTAGGGTCTTCTATGAAGGCGTCGTCCAGGGTTACTTTCTCCATTTCACTCACCAGCTGTgtgtcttcttctccttcctcatccGCGTCAGATGCTTTGTCATCGTCTCTGATGCTGTCCTTTGAGTGCTGCTCCTCTGACAAGACGGTAAAACGGTTGCTGACCGATGACGTGGCCGATGAGTCGCAGTCAATCACTGAATCCTCGTCCTCTTTTTCCTTCATATCCTGGAGTGCATCAAGGTTCTTCAGGTTCTGTTCAGACACACTTATTTGTGCAGGATTTCCTTCACTCAGTGAGGCTTCTTCGGGCATTTCACTGTTGGCATTTTCACCATCTTTTGCATCTGCAGGAAGATCTGTCTGCTGGCTCTCTGTGTGGCTCGGAGATGTGAGAGTGTCCAAAGTGACTCTGCCCTCAATCTTCTGCTGTCTCTTTTGATGCTGTAGGCCAAGACcagtaaacaaaacagatgatTTAATTTATTCTGCACAATGattcaacatccatccatccatccatccatccatccatccatcaaaaAGGTGAATTAAgctaaaataaatcaacttCATCTAGACACAGTCAGTTCACCTTTGCTTGTTTCTTTGcctgcttttttgcttttttctgctgGTACTTGCTGCCGGGCATGGAGGGAGTGTCATCATTTCCGTTGGTCAGAGCGGGGCTGTTTCTGCCATCCTGGCTCGACTCACTGGTGTTACGAACTCCTTTTTTCTGGTTCTTCTTTCTGTATGCCTGTAAGAGGTGGTCACAAGAGGGCACATGCAtgtaacacaaataaaacatgaacaaataatGTCCTAATGAATTgtcccaaaaaaacaaataaataaaacaaaaatacactAATAAgagttttacctcatcagcaaCAGGAAGGGAAAGATCCAAAAACATCTCTGTGACTACAGACACCTGTAAGTGCAAAGCAGAGGCCATTTACCTTGACAGCAACACGAAACTGACAGATTATCTTAAATGTTTGACATCAGCACATACCGTTTTACACTGCTGACACATTATAGTGCTGGTCATTTCCCCTCCAAAAATGTGGTCAACAAAGTTTTTTGGAAATCCATTTTTCTCGTACTCTGAAATCAGAACCTCATTGTCAGATCGCCGCGTCCTACGAACAGCTGTGCCAAGATTGTATGCTACAGTATGATGCAACATCTTCTTCTGCTCACATAACACTGACTACAAGATGTTTCATTTGTCGTCGGTTTACTGACCTTTAACTAGTGTTTTCAGCTGTTCtccatctgtgctttttctaGATTCTTTCAATGCCTCCATGATCCCTGAGCTTACTCTCTGTagagacaaacacattcattaaTTGTGggtcataaaaataacattttgacaaACCAGAAGAGGAGATCTTGGAGATAGAAAATGCACAACACTTTCAAAGAATCTcaatcatttcagcttcttaacACTGCGTTCTTGTAAAACTTCCGCTCTATGAAAATTAACCAACCTATCAAAGTAGGTTTCTGGGAAAGCAAAATCTCTAAGGTCTTTAAatgagggggggggggctattTAGCCATGATTCTTTGCATTTCACACGTAACATGTCCTCAATTTGTGACTAAATTTAGAGTCTGAATGACTTGCTGCCAATGGACCTGAAATAAGAAATCTTCTGTAAGTGCATGGTGGACTAAACTGTGAATCAGCTGGCTGTTCTGATGTCAATACAGTGTACTGCCACGCCACATTTGCCACTTGCAGGGGTAGAGTGTCCTTTTCAAGTGTAAATCCTTCACCAGTGGGATATACTGTATTCAGAGAGATTTGCTTAACACTGAATGCATACTTTGATCTCCTCAGCTCGCATCCCATCCAGAAGATAGCGCAGCAGTTCCTGGCTATCTTGCTGCTGGAATCCTTTGAACCTGGCAGCCCTGCAGAAAGGAGACAAGACAATGAAAAAAGCTTAATGCAGTGATGGTAGGAGTACATTTTGAGCACAACTTTAGGCTCAGTTTCAACTGAACTTGTAGTCGCACTCACTTCTTACAAACTTGTGAGAATAATTCCCGTGGTGTTACCACACCCTTCGTGGATCCCTGGATCTCATTCAGCAGTTGACACATAGCCAAAGTAAGAGATCCAGGCTGGTCCAACTGCACTCCAATAGGCTCCTGCAATCATAATACAAACAGGTTTTTAAGAAATAAACAGTGCATTTAAGGCAGGATAAATCTACCACCTTACAgttaaaagcaaacattttaagAAGAATGGCAACACACCAGATCTGATGGGGCAACAGGTTGAATGTCAAGActcattttctcttctgtcacTTTGTTGAGAGTCTGTCTTAAGagctgtgtttgagagagatTCTGAAAAAGACAATGACAGCAATTAATAGTAACTCCAGGATTTGGGACATCTGTCAATCCAACTCAAGACTAAAATCCTACCTGAATGACTGCATTAAAGAAACATGTGTTTCCAAGGTTGCTCAGCCCTTTGACTGAAATGCCACCAATGTTTTCAGAAGTGCCAGACTTCTGTGACTTTCCAACACTCTCTTTCTTGCCATTTTTCTTTTGGCAgtccttgttttctttgttttccttatcctcactctcctctgtgttcacaGAATCTGTCTTCTGCTCAACTTCCAGCAAGCCgtcttcctccttcactcctaCATAACCGAACAGAGCATGATTACAAAGACATGCAATTCCAGTAATAGAGtttaactaaaaaaaataataaaatctatATACACATAGACACAGTTAACTTTCCAATGGGACCTACTTTTCTGCGGCCTCTTTATTGAATCTGCAGAGGTTTGTTTTATTAGGTTGTTCACCAGCTGAGCCAAATGTCCAGTTCTGGAGTACTGGACCTCATCATCACATATGTAACACCTGGAAGTTTGgcaacacaaaaggaaaaattaCTTCTCATTTCAAACACAACTTAGGCCTAAATGATTAACACACCACAGCAACGTACTCACCACACACTCCAGCTGTCCAAACTAATGACCAGGCAATGTGGATCTGACCGTGGAGTCTCATAATGTTTGATGGCGTGCTGGTTTTCAGAGTTTCGTCCGCATCCCTTTTGGAAAAGATGCATACGGTCATTTAACCAAATGTCACTTCATCCACTGTCAAAACCCAATAAATGGTTTGAATAAACTCACTCTATGGCCGCATTTCAAGCACATCCACACCCCTGCTGTTTGTTGCTCCACTTCAGGGTCCTGCTGCAGACTGGTGctgatattttctttattttcttcatgCTTACAATCCTGACAACTCGTACGATCAGAATTCAGTTTCTTTAGAAGAGTTTGGTCTGTTCCTTTCTTTATATGTCTGCAGGATGGACCTATAGGGataaaaaaatatccaaataaaacacaaagtggcCATCCACATGTTATCATATGCCATAGAGATAATGATATATTCTTTACCTGTTAGGTCAATTTCATCATCCTCTCTGGAGCTCTTGTCCTTCCCCCTTTTCTTTCCCATTTCCACCTAACATTAAGCACAGGTacaaatgaatggaaatcagACTTAACAGTAGTCTGAAGTAACGTTAGCTTCGGCTAATAGCTACTTAGGTTAAATGCTGCTTTAACACAATGCAGTGCCAGTAAAGTCAGTGGCAGTACAGTCAGTGCCAGAAGCAAATCAGTAACGTAACATTTAACTATGACCCTCCTCAGAGTCCAATCAACTTACTGTCACAAAAAGCCTAATTTCTTGTCTTCAGTTTCGTTTACTTGGTGTGGATGAATTCACAAATTCAAACATAATTCACTTTGTTTACTaactgcagcagtaaaatgtcAGACTTCATGTAAGAAAAGGGTCCTACAAAgtttcaattaaaacaaaattaaaaaaaaatctctacgCTGATTTGGCAGAAAAATCCCAGCTGACACATGGAGACAACAGAGGAACAGAATACGGCGGTGTCGCTGTTTCTGTTGGTCGGTacgtgtgtttcctgtgtgcgTCTCTAAAAACGGTCCGAGTTGAAACAAAGCTTGACAAGCTGCTACACCAGCGGTGCATGTATCTCAGACATTCGGGTGTCCTGCcttttcagctcattttgtgTAGCTTGTTTGAATATATCCAATTAATGTGACGCGTTTAAGAAGATTTAAAGCGAGTTACATTTTAGTAGCTGGTAAACAAACAGTATGTCAATCGTTAGCCGAATTATAAATGCCATGTGGCCTAACGTTAACTTAAAGCGTCAATATCCTTGACTGTGGAGACAGAAAGCGGTTTAAAACAGTGATTGTTTACGTGTAACACTCCCGAAGAGCATTTGCCTTTAGCAGCATGTCTTACTTGGAGTGGGCAGAGTCTCAGCTTGCAGAGATAGAGCTGCTGACGAGCATGTTTCCCACCCAGGAAGAGCTGGAGATGACAGACCAGCTGGCACTCGCTGAGCTCAGGGACTATGTGGAGTGCTCAGATTCAACAGACAGACCTCCACCTTCCAGACCTCAGTTTCTCATCAAACAGAAGCTGGACAGCTCATGCATGGAGAGGGTAACAGAACAACTGGTTGTCAAGATGTGTCATTGTGATTTTAAGTATGTCCTAAATTAGTTATTTGTCCCGTCTTTTCTTGTTGCTCCACTCAGACGGATGTCATTTTATCCTGTGCTTATCCATCCGAATATCCCAGTGTCTTACCAGAGATAACAGTCAGGTAAGGCATTATCCATCTTTGATGTGTGCTGAAGGTGACAAACTGTCAACATATGCAAAACAAGACCTTACATAACTAAATTACTTATTTTATAATAATTATGAACTGTGCAcataatttttattttagaaagcAGTGTTGCGAAACTGCAACACGGTTgattatataatataatgttaGGGAGGCCAATAGAGACCACCGACTGGATATAAAGTtttacacacactcagtgtaGAGATTCGTCTGTGTTGTTATTGCAGGCTTTCCCAAAAGAAATATTCCATTTTAAGGGTCATGTGTTAATAGCATCCGATAATGAAATGTCTAAGCGGCTCCTGCAATTTGAGAGCTTACAGTACTGTAACATTTCCTCCAAATTTCCATGTCAAGCAGACACTGATAACTCAAGCATGGACATTTCAACGTTTCATTccatgcagccagcagcaggaagcaggagcCTGAGCTGCAAAGAGCCAGAAAGAAAGGCCAAGAACGACAGTGTAGCTGGTGTGGTCTAATGATGAGCAGCAGACAACTGATACAGATGGAAACAAGGGTTTGTCCTCCTGTCTACCTAAGTTAAGAGGCCTGTATCTGACACAAACCATTAAATCTAGTTTTCATAATACAGATAAGTAAACTTATAGTAGATGTAGCAGCAAAGAGATTATATGCTTATCACAATGCAAAATACTGCAGCAGCACTAAAGAAATAACTCACCTTGTAACTTTCTTCTAGAAAATGTTGTATTGGCTGAAGTCATTCATATTGATCAACCTCCCGAAGATCTGTTATGGTTATTTTGCGCAATGTCATAGTGCAAATACGCTTCTTCAGGATTTCCACTAGAAGTTTTTGCCTCCAAGGATGGAAACTTCCAGTTCCAAAGGCCTTGAATCTTCTTTGAATCCATCTTACAGCATGTTTTATTCCTGCCCTAGGTGTACTGGTCTGAACAGGGCCCAGCAGACACAGCTCCACACAGATCTCAACGCATACCTCATGGAAAACTGCCAgggggaagtgtgtgtgctctccGCTGTGGATTGGGTGAAAGAcaacctgcagctcttcattaATAAGAGCTTATCAGCAGCACCGGCTCCAAAGAAAGAGTCTGCCTCTCCGTGGCCACAGGAAGTGTTCAGCCGACTGTGGATTTACAGCCACCACATCTACAACAaggtgaagaggaagaacatCTTGGAGTGGTCCAAGGAGCTGGGCCTGTCAGGATTTAGCATGCCTGGGAAGCCTGgtattgtgtgtgtggaagggcCTCAGCCTGCCTGCGAGGAGTTCTGGTCCAGGTATCTTAAGTGTTGTTATTTTTAGCAGCTGATGTCACAGCCAGAAGCCTGCTGAGGTGCCAGGTTTATTATTTTCCAAACTTTTTCCCATTTCACAGAGTCAAGGTTCTGACATGGAAGAAGATCATGATTCGACATAGAGAGGATATTCCCCTTGATCGTGAGGTTGAGGACAGCCGGGCTGTTCAAAGCATAGACTCCCTGCGCAAATTCACAGGCTTTGAAGAGGCAATGTTTGACCCCCATgggaacagaggtaatcacaTGGACCTTGGGCAGCTCTAccagtttttaaatgaaaaaggcTGTTGTGACAtctttcagatttattttggcATTGAAGGGAGGTAGTGGTCAGGCCTAGAGAATAAATATACATAGGGGAGCTGGTGCCTTGTCATTGAAGTCACTTTGTAAGTGTTTACTTAAAAATGTAAATCCATTCAACATTGTTTTTTCGCTTTGTctcacatgcaagcacacaaaTGTATTGTGAGCATATGGTCAAGTGTCTGAAAAACTGACGTAAATGAACCACTTTTTTAAGACCTTCATTAGaataaaaggcagaaagaaCATTTCTGCAATTTGAGAAACAGAGTCCTCACACGTTTTAGCTAATGGGCATATTTTTCAAAACGAAGCACTAAAACGATGTTTTTCTTTGAGTTTTCTCAAGGACCTCAGTTGTATTTG
This genomic interval from Chaetodon trifascialis isolate fChaTrf1 chromosome 9, fChaTrf1.hap1, whole genome shotgun sequence contains the following:
- the rwdd2b gene encoding RWD domain-containing protein 2B, whose translation is MSYLEWAESQLAEIELLTSMFPTQEELEMTDQLALAELRDYVECSDSTDRPPPSRPQFLIKQKLDSSCMERTDVILSCAYPSEYPSVLPEITVRCTGLNRAQQTQLHTDLNAYLMENCQGEVCVLSAVDWVKDNLQLFINKSLSAAPAPKKESASPWPQEVFSRLWIYSHHIYNKVKRKNILEWSKELGLSGFSMPGKPGIVCVEGPQPACEEFWSRVKVLTWKKIMIRHREDIPLDREVEDSRAVQSIDSLRKFTGFEEAMFDPHGNRGNHMDLGQLYQFLNEKGCCDIFQIYFGIEGR
- the usp16 gene encoding ubiquitin carboxyl-terminal hydrolase 16 — translated: MGKKRGKDKSSREDDEIDLTGPSCRHIKKGTDQTLLKKLNSDRTSCQDCKHEENKENISTSLQQDPEVEQQTAGVWMCLKCGHRGCGRNSENQHAIKHYETPRSDPHCLVISLDSWSVWCYICDDEVQYSRTGHLAQLVNNLIKQTSADSIKRPQKRVKEEDGLLEVEQKTDSVNTEESEDKENKENKDCQKKNGKKESVGKSQKSGTSENIGGISVKGLSNLGNTCFFNAVIQNLSQTQLLRQTLNKVTEEKMSLDIQPVAPSDLEPIGVQLDQPGSLTLAMCQLLNEIQGSTKGVVTPRELFSQVCKKAARFKGFQQQDSQELLRYLLDGMRAEEIKRVSSGIMEALKESRKSTDGEQLKTLVKEYEKNGFPKNFVDHIFGGEMTSTIMCQQCKTVSVVTEMFLDLSLPVADEAYRKKNQKKGVRNTSESSQDGRNSPALTNGNDDTPSMPGSKYQQKKAKKQAKKQAKHQKRQQKIEGRVTLDTLTSPSHTESQQTDLPADAKDGENANSEMPEEASLSEGNPAQISVSEQNLKNLDALQDMKEKEDEDSVIDCDSSATSSVSNRFTVLSEEQHSKDSIRDDDKASDADEEGEEDTQLVSEMEKVTLDDAFIEDPNAVNQVMESEDEPLEAKEYTVVNQDPELAFRTLANRTAPEKQECSVQSCLFQFTEVETLTQNNSLLCVTCTKQQPNKDQAGGSKKNVYTDALKQMLISSPPPVLTLHLKRFQQNGYSICKVNRHVQFPLILDLAPYCGVKCKNMTEGDTQILYTLYGIVEHSGTMRSGHYTAYVKIRPECPKSSSNGLAAEGDAGPPRGSWFHISDTSVQPVSESKVQSCQAYLLFYERIL